Proteins from a genomic interval of Thunnus thynnus chromosome 5, fThuThy2.1, whole genome shotgun sequence:
- the wee2 gene encoding wee1-like protein kinase 2 — MAMLFDEINQQLDFSSCGDEGSSSDNSSDDYASRIRSPSSACRTPRVQRHRSRSNTLSYPLQCTSPIPYASWSKLRLCDSPSTPKSLLSKASQPSSSTKISRHQRTLRFASAAANLIHAPSVNVNPFTPDTVRRNSEQLRSDEDDDYQRRLKHSLTSSEEDDEAFLPPKRRAVQAFMLSRYESEFLELECVGVGEFGAVYKCVKRLDGCLYAIKRSRRPLAGSANEQLALKEVYAHAVLGHHPHVVRYYSAWAEDNHMIIQNEYCDGGSVNDAIMKKEVQGELFSEAELKDLLLQVSMGLKYIHSLGLVHLDIKPSNIFICQRSSTSAAGEGESEEDDDRSISAGVVYKIGDLGHVTSINSPQVEEGDSRFLASEVLHEDYSHLPKADLFALGLTVLLAAGAPPLPQNGDEWHSLREGQLPKLPQELSPPFRGLLQLLLDPDPTKRPSARELCKHTVLREGRTGRLAAQLRRELNVEKFRTAMLEKELQEARQAALSPKQSLPPGVKPPAKIGSLPRAGRRLVGRKTARSRSFGCPGYGV; from the exons TAGCTGCGGAGATGAAGGAAGCAGCAGTGACAACAGCTCCGATGACTACGCCTCCAGGATCCGCAGTCCCAGCTCAGCGTGCAGGACGCCCAGGGTGCAACGCCACCGCAGCAGAAGCAATACCTTGTCTTACCCTTTACAGTGCACCAGCCCCATACCTTATGCTTCCTGGAGTAAACTGAGGCTCTGCGACTCTCCCAGCACGCCCAAG AGTCTGCTATCTAAGGCATCCCAGCCTTCCTCCAGCACTAAGATAAGTCGGCATCAGAGGACCCTTCGTTTCGCCTCAGCTGCTGCAAACCTCATCCATGCACCCTCGGTCAACGTAAATCCTTTCACCCCTGACACGGTGCGCAGGAACAGTGAGCAGCTCAggagtgatgaagatgatgattatCAGCGCAG GTTGAAACACAGTTTAACGTCAtcagaggaggatgatgaagcCTTTCTCCCACCAAAG AGGCGAGCTGTCCAAGCCTTCATGCTGTCACGGTATGAGAGCGAGTTCCTGGAGCTGGAGTGCGTTGGCGTGGGCGAGTTTGGGGCAGTTTACAAGTGTGTGAAGAGGCTCGACGGTTGCTTGTATGCCATAAAGCGCTCTCGCCGACCCCTCGCGGGCTCTGCCAACGA GCAGCTGGCTCTAAAGGAGGTGTATGCGCATGCTGTTCTTGGGCACCATCCACATGTCGTTCGCTATTATTCGGCGTGGGCAGAAGACAATCACATGATTATTCAGAATGAATACTGTGATG gtggaAGTGTCAACGATGCCATCATGAAGAAGGAGGTGCAAggtgagctgttttcagaggcCGAGTTGAAAGATCTGCTATTGCAAGTGTCTATGGGTCTAAAATACATCCACAGCTTAGGCCTCGTACACCTGGACATCAAACCAA GTAATATATTCATTTGCCAGCGTTCCAGCACAAGTGCAGCGGGTGAGGGGGAAAGCGAGGAGGATGATGACAGAAGCATTTCAGCAGGAGTCGTATACAAAATTG GGGATCTGGGCCATGTGACATCAATCAACAGTCCTCAAGTTGAGGAAGGGGACAGCCGCTTTCTGGCCAGTGAGGTTCTGCATGAG GATTACAGCCACCTCCCCAAGGCAGATCTCTTCGCTCTGGGTCTCACAGTGCTGCTGGCAGCTGGAGCTCCTCCTCTGCCTCAAAATGGAGATGAGTGGCACAGCCTTAGAGAGGGGCAGCTCCCCAAGCTGCCACAGGAGCTCTCGCCTCCCTTCAGAGGCTTGCTACAA TTGTTGCTAGATCCAGACCCGACGAAGCGGCCGTCTGCCAGGGAGCTTTGCAAGCACACGGTCTTAAGGGAGGGGAGGACTGGGAGGCTGGCTGCTCAGCTACGCAGAGAGCTCAATGTAGAGAAGTTCAGGACAGCCATGCTCGAAAA AGAGCTCCAGGAGGCTCGTCAGGCAGCTCTGTCACCCAAGCAGAGCCTCCCTCCTGGGGTGAAACCCCCTGCTAAGATTGGGTCTCTACCCAGAGCAGGGAGGAGGCTTGTCGGTAGAAAGACGGCACGATCCAGGAGCTTCGGATGCCCTGGATATGGAGTCTGA